The sequence CGCTCACGGGTACGTGGCACATCGGCTATGCTGTTGAGTCCGGGAGTATGGTACCAAACATGCAGGTAGGGGATTTGATATTCGTACAATCACCGCATCGCACACATATCATAACGTATGAGGAGGGTATGCAGTGCAATTATAAATCATTCAATAATTACGGGGATGTGATCATATACAGACCAGATGGGTTCTCTTCCATAACACCGATTATACACCGTGCGATGTACTGGGTGAACAAGGGAGATAAGATGCCTGATGGTAGACCTGCGCCTCATGCAGGTTACATTACAAAGGGTGATAATAATAGTGCCTATGACCAGCAGTGTCTGGCTGTGAGGGTTAGTGATGGCAGGTGGGTCAGGATTGAGCCAGTGAAGCCAGAATGGGTCATAGCGGTAGCAAGGGTGCGTGTTCCTTATCTGGGATACCCTTCACTTATATTGAAGAAACCCGCACTCATAAAAGAGATGTTATAAAATGGTAAAGCCAAAGATAACACTACTGGACTTCCTGCATCTGAAGAAAGAAGATGATACTGCTGCTGCGGTGATAGAGGAAGATGTACCGGGCGAAGGAGAAGTAGGAGAAGGAGAAGAAAAGGAAAAAGAAAAAACTCATACTCGTATATACTCTGTATGGGAAATAACGCGCTACATCAGGCAGAAATTGGATAGTGATGAGTTATTAAGGGATATTTATATAAAGGGTGAGCTCTCCAATGTGAGTCAACCCACTTCCGGGCATGTCTATTTCACACTCAAGGATGAATATTCAGAGTTGCGGTGTGTGATGTTTCGTAATAGGAATGCATTACTGAAATTTAGGCTTGAAGATGGTATGAGTGTGATAGTCCGGGGGCATATAAGCGTGTATGAGAAACGGGGCAGGTATCAGTTGTATGTAGAAGAGCTGCAGGAATCGGGTATAGGTGCGCTATATCGAGCTTTTGAGCAATTGAAGAAGAAGCTTAAGGACGAAGGCATGTTCGATGCCACACATAAGAAGCCGATACCGGTTATTCCCCATACCATAGGCATTATCACCTCCCCTACCGGTGCAGCCATCCGTGATATGATAAACATCACGAGGCGGCGATTCCCTCATGTGCATATCCTGCTGGCACCGGTAGCAGTACAGGGCGAAGAAGCTGCTCCTCAGATTGTTAATGCCATCAAGCTGATGAATCGTGTGAATAGGGAACTTGAGAAGGTGGATGTGCTCGTGGTGGGACGAGGTGGTGGTTCAATAGAAGAGCTGTGGGCATTTAACGAGGAGAGTGTAGCAAGAGCGATATTTGCATCTGAAATTCCTGTAATATCGGCAGTGGGGCATGAAACCGACTTCACCATCTCGGATTTCGTTGCAGACCGGCGAGCGGCAACACCATCAGAAGCTGCTGAGCTGGTCGTGCCTGATAAGCGGCAGATAGAGAAGAATATGAGCACGCTTGAGCTGCAGTTGCGGCAGAACATCTACAAACTGATAGAGCAGCAAAGGCGGAGACTTGAGAGTATAGAAAAGAACGTCCTGTTCAGAAAGCCCACTGAGAGGATAAACCAATATCGGCAGATGGTGGACGAAGTGAAGAGAACCCTGATTGCTGAGGTTATGCATCGTGTGCAGCTACACAGGAAGGGTTTACAGGCTCTTAATGGTAAACTTGATGCTTTAAGTCCGCGAGCAATCCTCGAAAGGGGTTATAGTATCTGCTTGAAGGAACAAAAGGTGGTGAGGAGTGTGATGGATATCTCGACCGGGGACATGCTAAGAATCCTATTCCGGGATGGGGAAGCGATTTCAGAGGTGAAGGAGAAGAAGCATGAAGAGGCATGAAGCATATCAAAATAGAGTTCCATCCTGCTCATAACCCCTGTTAAGGTATAGTGCGAGCTCAGCCTTCATCAATTCCCTGCTCAGGTATGATGCATGCTCCAGCAGCGAGACCTTCTTCAGCCGCAGGATTGTATCCATCACTTCCTTCGCATTCAAACCCACTATCTGGATACCAGAGGGCAGGTGCTTAGCATATATCTTTCGTCTGCCTCCAACCTCACAGATACCGATTTCAAAAGACCCTGCGGGGTCGAGCCGCCATTTCTTCGCGCCTCTTGCTTCTATAACATCTGTATCGGCGTTAATTTGCAATACTGGCTTACTTCGTTTCTCTTTCATGATGAGAAGATCGAGTCCGAGGTCCTTAGGTGTGCTATTACGAGCTTTCGAGAGCATCATCATCTCCGATGCCACTCTTAATTCCTTCACACTACCCTTCGCCTTGGCACTGTATTCGGGTGTAAAAAGGATATCAGCACCTATATCAGAGGCAATG comes from Methanophagales archaeon and encodes:
- a CDS encoding signal peptidase I; protein product: MAMKGALIETGKSLMEAVLIVGLIIVVAYALTGTWHIGYAVESGSMVPNMQVGDLIFVQSPHRTHIITYEEGMQCNYKSFNNYGDVIIYRPDGFSSITPIIHRAMYWVNKGDKMPDGRPAPHAGYITKGDNNSAYDQQCLAVRVSDGRWVRIEPVKPEWVIAVARVRVPYLGYPSLILKKPALIKEML
- a CDS encoding exodeoxyribonuclease VII large subunit, producing the protein MVKPKITLLDFLHLKKEDDTAAAVIEEDVPGEGEVGEGEEKEKEKTHTRIYSVWEITRYIRQKLDSDELLRDIYIKGELSNVSQPTSGHVYFTLKDEYSELRCVMFRNRNALLKFRLEDGMSVIVRGHISVYEKRGRYQLYVEELQESGIGALYRAFEQLKKKLKDEGMFDATHKKPIPVIPHTIGIITSPTGAAIRDMINITRRRFPHVHILLAPVAVQGEEAAPQIVNAIKLMNRVNRELEKVDVLVVGRGGGSIEELWAFNEESVARAIFASEIPVISAVGHETDFTISDFVADRRAATPSEAAELVVPDKRQIEKNMSTLELQLRQNIYKLIEQQRRRLESIEKNVLFRKPTERINQYRQMVDEVKRTLIAEVMHRVQLHRKGLQALNGKLDALSPRAILERGYSICLKEQKVVRSVMDISTGDMLRILFRDGEAISEVKEKKHEEA